Proteins encoded together in one Plasmodium vivax chromosome 6, whole genome shotgun sequence window:
- a CDS encoding hypothetical protein, conserved (encoded by transcript PVX_001930A; Apicoplast targeted protein. Curated by Stuart Ralph, Walter and Eliza Hall Institute of Medical Research, Australia.), producing MKAVTLLLRAALLAVACSLRTPDVRGGSGEMIPRAHPKHILTEGRRRGRGRRGKLTYTNINFHNIDKNVKNEILKKKDFNYNETIGEKLRKLKRLKNVLNRYSLRIDKEDLESLRKRTRDLVKTKFDFARSYYVHVYNKLKGDSGVVFHKLKRGYNVCYDYLGSSHIISSLHHCYLSLPFLSKSSSLPKLVNYNAVNVLFILFTLLYFKSDLIYSLFKKKYAFIGEFRNVKTDRLVKMHTLSTLAFFFYKFFVLRLFFVLNSYSFFSRKLSLLNNLVHVLFFSFLSVYPYFLVQANWGSFHLLGSRRSKILGGVVLAQLLLIYTRLVCQNNWAFLKKWTDEQFFNRDEIIRALKDDQKTDFYVSLLNQYSFLKRLYLGNNKFYELLLHLHRYRYLLDVISPIHSLFYIYIAHSAYYYLSNLSFAGIYISSFSLALFLLNVLSNRIDMYFLTRA from the exons ATGAAAGCAGTCACGTTGCTCCTCAGGGCCGCCCTTCTCGCAGTGGCCTGCAGCCTGAGGACGCCCGACGTGAGGGGCGGGAGCGGAGAGATGATTCCGAGGGCGCACCCAAAGCATATCCTCACTgaggggaggagaaggggaagaggaaggagaggaaaacTAACCTACACGAACATAAACTTCCACAACATAGATaagaatgtaaaaaatgaaattttaaaaaaaaaagatttcaaCTACAACGAGACGATAGGAGAAAAGCTGAGGAAGCTGAAGAGGCTGAAGAACGTGCTGAACAGGTACTCCTTGCGGATTGACAAAGAGGATTTGGAAAGCTTAAGGAAGAGGACGAGGGATCTGGTGAAGACCAAATTTGACTTTGCCAGAAGTTACTACGTACATGTGTATAATAAGTTGAAGGGGGACTCAGGGGTAGTCTTTCATAAGTTAAAACGAGGCTATAACGTTTGCTACGACTACCTTGGGAGTAGCCACATCATCAGCTCTCTACACCATTGCTATCTGAGCCTACCCTTCCTGAGCAAATCGAGCTCCCTACCAAAACTGGTTAATTACAATGCGGTGAACGTTCTATTCATCCTGTTTACGCTCCTCTATTTTAAGAGCGATTTAATTTAtagcctttttaaaaagaaatatgctTTCATTGGAGAGTTCCGCAATGTGAAGACGGACCGACTTGTGAAGATGCACACGCTGTCTACCTtagcttttttcttttacaaattttttgtgttgCGGTTGTTCTTCGTTTTGAATTCCTACAGCTTTTTTTCTCGCAAGCTGTCCCTGCTGAACAACTTGGTGCacgtgctttttttttccttcctgtCCGTCTACCCCTACTTCCTCGTGCAGGCCAACTGGGGCAGCTTCCACTTGCTCGGCTCGCGCAGAA GCAAAATCCTCGGGGGCGTGGTGCTCGCGCAGCTGCTCCTCATCTACACGCGCCTCGTGTGCCAGAACAACTGGGCCTTCCTCAAGAAGTGGACGGACGAGCAGTTCTTCAACCGAGACGAAATCATCAGGGCGCTCAAGGACGACCAGAAAACCGACTTCTACGTCAGCCTCCTCAACCAGTATAGCTTCCTCAAGAGGCTCTACCTGGGCAACAACAAATTCTACGAGCTCCTGCTCCACCTGCACAGGTACAGGTACCTCCTCGATGTCAtttctcccatccactcGCTCTTCTACATTTACATCGCGCACTCCGCCTACTACTACCTCAGCAATTTGTCCTTCGCCGGCATTTacatttcctccttttcgctgGCGCTCTTCCTGCTGAACGTTTTGTCGAACAGAATCGACATGTACTTCCTGACGCGCGCGTAG